Proteins co-encoded in one Gossypium arboreum isolate Shixiya-1 chromosome 11, ASM2569848v2, whole genome shotgun sequence genomic window:
- the LOC108468703 gene encoding uncharacterized protein LOC108468703 gives MVLSVIGVAPNVAEYWLEATERIMNDLDCTLEQKLKGTVSLLRDEDCQWWLTVEEGTQPNRLNWDFFKTTFQSKYVGVSYMDARRHEFMNLTQGDRSVVEYEREREFSVLVEKVKIAEDRHKKKVRPEGPIRVVAPVALIGIQLCEIVVGTTRVRGDNGMGREQRALERGAGQRIEMLLLSSLSNSSEIIVLSPLGQSIQVSELYRDVLLVVQGAIFLANLIELLFGKFDLILSMDWLVKHRVSLDSASEKVILRTKDDMKVVVIGECRDYLSNVSVFLWLKNWIGKGVKQVEFGIEFLPGIALVSIAPYHMVPKELTELKAQLQELLDHGFIHPNDSLWTLRVPNDAFWSDEYSSDIHGFDESSLLALYGFFIVVFIDNILVTFLGHVVSAERIRVDPRKIEAVLGWKQPKDVSEICSFLGLARYYWWFIEGFSLIAASLTKLLHKGVPFVWTDAQQSSFLKLKSILTQAPILIQPESGKNSDTV, from the exons ATGGTGCTGAGTGTCATTGGAGTCGCCCCTAATGTTGCCGAGTATTGGCTGGAGGCCACCGAGAGGATCATGAATGATCTAGACTGTACTCTTGAGCAGAAACTGAAGGGTACAGTGTCTTTACTTCGCGATGAGGATTGCCAGTGGTGGTTGAcggttgaggagggtactcaaCCTAATCGTCTGAATTGGGATTTCTTTAAGACCACCTTTCAGAGTAAGTACGTGGGGGTGAGCTATATGGATGCACGTAGGcatgagttcatgaatctcacgcaGGGCGATAGGTCTGTGGtcgagtatgag agggagcgagagttCTCGGTTCTGGTTGAAAAGGTGAAGATCGCCGAGGAT AGGCATAAGAAAAAGGTCAGACCCGAAGGGCCGATTAGAGTGGTAGCCCCTGTTGCTCTTATCGGGATTCAGCTATGTGAGATTGTGGTAGGCACCACCCgg GTTAGGGGTGATAATGGTATGGGTCGTGAGCAAAGGGCACTAGAAAGAGGTGCTGGTcagaggatagagatgctcctACTATCATCACTG AGTAATTCTAGTGAGATTATTGTACTAAGTCCGTTGGGGCAGTCTATTCAGGTTAGTGAACTCTATAGGGATGTTCTGTTAGTGGTACAAGGGGCTATCTTCCTAGCAAATTTGATAGAGCTTTTGTTTGGGAAGTTTGATTTAATTTTGAgtatggactggttggttaaGCACCGAGTTAGTTTGGACAGCGCATCTGAGAAAGTCATTCTGAGAACTAAGGATGATATGAAGGTGGTTGTGATTGGTGAGTGTcgagattatttgtccaatgtgtcTGTATTCTTGTGGCTGAAAAACTGGATCGGAAAGGGTGTCAAGC aggttgagtttggaattgagttccTTCCGGGTATAGCTCTGGTGTCTATTGCTCCATACCATATGGTACCGAAGGAGCTTACTGAGCTTAAAGCTCAACTTCAAGAACTTCTGGATCATGGTTTCATCCATCCCAAT gactcgttatggacattacgagttcctaatgATGCCTTTTGGTCTGACGAATACTCTAGcgacattcatggatttgatgaatcgagtctTTTAGCCTTATATGGATTTTTCATCGTGGTCTTTATCGACAatattctg GTGACTTTTCTggggcatgtggtttctgctgagagGATCCGTGTTGATCCGAGGAAGATTGAGGCTGTACTTGGTTGGAAACAGCCTAAAGACGTATCTGAGATCtgtagttttctgggtttggcgaGATATTATTGGTGGTTTATCGAAGGGTTTTCTCTTATTGCAGCTTCTTTGACTAAGCTTCTACATAAAGGTGTTCCATTTGTCTGGACTGATGCACAGCAATCGAGCTTCCTGAAGCTCAAGTCTATTCTGACTCAggctcctattctgatacagcctgaatcCGGTAAGAATTCTGATACAGTCTGA